One Manduca sexta isolate Smith_Timp_Sample1 chromosome 28, JHU_Msex_v1.0, whole genome shotgun sequence DNA window includes the following coding sequences:
- the LOC115450435 gene encoding dynein regulatory complex protein 9 — protein MKEQLKMKQIIWKINLRDADNKIAVLKDKINDDVANATTRLCYAEKWLLARAEILDLEYKVPRPEMPRADHERRVHIELLKAYELQIKERETSLEYWERRYNTDIVIISDRLAEKSEQLRIATNRRKEFQKVYDLHEGEMRAWLTFKRERAARLAREERLRASVTRIQAWWRGVMVRRAFGAFRYLKNTKKAPTKSKKK, from the exons ATGAAGGAGCAATTGAAAATGAAACAGATAATATGGAAAATTAATCTCCGTGATGCAGACAACAAAATAGCTGTGCTTaaggataaaataaat GATGATGTCGCAAACGCAACAACGCGATTATGTTACGCAGAAAAGTGGCTACTGGCACGCGCTGAGATCTTGGATCTTGAATATAAAGTGCCGCGACCGGAGATGCCGCGCGCTGATCACGAACGTCGCGTTCACATTGAGCTGTTGAAGGCTTATGAACTACAAATTAAG GAACGTGAAACGTCTTTAGAATATTGGGAGCGGCGCTACAATACGGACATAGTTATCATAAGTGACAGGCTTGCTGAGAAATCTGAGCAGCTGCGTATAGCAACGAATCGTCGGAAGGAGTTTCAAAAAGTA tATGACTTACACGAAGGCGAAATGCGTGCTTGGCTTACATTTAAGCGCGAACGTGCAGCACGCCTGGCGCGTGAAGAGCGGCTGCGTGCCTCGGTGACACGCATACAGGCGTGGTGGCGCGGAGTCATGGTCCGTCGCGCTTTCGGAGCATTccgatatttgaaaaatactaaGAAAGCCCCTACAAAGtccaagaaaaaataa